One region of Emys orbicularis isolate rEmyOrb1 chromosome 6, rEmyOrb1.hap1, whole genome shotgun sequence genomic DNA includes:
- the HINT1 gene encoding adenosine 5'-monophosphoramidase HINT1: protein MADEIRKAQAARPGGETIFGKIIRKEIPAKIIFEDEQCLAFHDISPQAPTHFLVVPKKPIVQLSEAEDSDESLLGHLMIVGKKCAAELGLTKGYRMVVNEGPDGGQSVYHVHLHVLGGRQLGWPPG from the exons ATGGCTGACGAGATCCGTAAGGCGCAGGCCGCCCGGCCCGGAGGCGAAACCATCTTCGGGAAGATCATCCGCAAGGAGATCCCGGCCAAAATCATCTTCGAGGACGAGCAG TGCCTTGCGTTCCATGACATTTCACCCCAAGCTCCAACGcatttcctagtggttcctaagaAGCCTATTGTCCAATTATCTGAAGCCGAAGATTCAGATGAATCT CTTCTTGGGCATTTAATGATTGTTGGCAAGAAGTGTGCTGCTGAATTGGGCCTGACCAAGGGATACCGAATGGTCGTGAATGAAGGGCCAGACGGTGGGCAGTCTGTCTATCATGTACATCTCCATGTTCTTGGTGGACGTCAGTTGGGCTGGCCTCCTGGCTAA